In the genome of Lysobacter sp. 5GHs7-4, the window GCATCGGCGCGTATTCCTTGGCGGCGCTGTTGACCGTGGCACCTAGATGTTCTGGCTCGCCGAAGCCGGTGGCGGTGACCGCGACGCGCCACAGGTCGTCGGCGCCCAGTCCGCCGGGACGGTCGGAGCAGAAGTACACGCTGCGGCCGTCGGCGGAAAACGCCGGATCGAAATCGCGGCCCGGCGAGTTGAACGGCACCGGCTCGGCCGCGCCCCAGCCCTGTGCGCCGCGACGCGACAGCCAGATGTCGTAACCGCCCGCGCCGCCCGGCCGGTCGCGGCTGAACCACAAGGCGGTGCGCCCGTCGGGACTGAGGGTGAGGCGGATCTCGGCGTAGCCGGTGGACGCGATGCCGGGCGCGAACAGCTGCGGAGCGCTGGGGAACTCGATGCCGGGCTCGGCGCCGGCAGCCGACGGCGGGTGCGACGCGGTGGCCTGGTCGTTGTCCGCGGCGGCCGGGCCTGTCACGGCGGCGAGCGTCAGCGCGCAGGCGTAGGCGCAGCGCCGCCATGTCGCGACGCGGGTGCTCATTGAACGCTTGCTCATGCCTTGCGCTCGAAATCGCTGGTCCAGTTGGTTTCCCAGGTCTTGCCGCCATCGTCGGAACAGGCCTGCTCCCAGCGCGCCGAGCGCGCGGTGATGCGCGACCACAGCACGCGGGTCTTGATCGGTTTGCCGTCCAAGGTGTCGTCGCCGATGAAGGTGCCCACGCCGTCGGCTGCGAAGCCGCCGCGCACGGGCGGCGCGATCGAGGTCGGCGTGCGGCCGTCCAGCCACCAGCTCAGCCATTGCTTCGCTTTGGGGTCGTAGGAGCGCAGGCCGATGCCGCGTACCGTCCCGCTGGGGAACTCGAACACGTTGTCGCCGACGTTGCCGTGGCCGCCCAGCACCGGCCAGTTACGCAGCGTGCCGCCGAACTGGTCCCAGTCCTGACTGCCGACCAGGCGCTTGCGCAGGCGGCGGTGGCTGACCTGCCAGTCGCCGACCAGGAAATCGAAATCGCGCGGTGCGTCGTCGGCCCTGGCCAGCGGCGTGGGCCGTGCCGCGGTGCGGGTGAAGTAGTTGCGCCAGTTCACCTCCCAACTGGCGCCGTCGTCGGGCGAGAACGCCTGTTCCCACCAAGGCTCCCGGCCGTGGACCTCGTGCCAGCGGAAGCGCATCACGATCGGCTTGCCGCGCAAGGTATCGCGGCCGACGAACTCGCCGTCGTCGCCGTGGAAACGGCCGCGCACCGGCGGATCGATATGCGTCGGATTGCGCCCGTCCAGCCACCAGATCGCCCACTGATCGCTGGCGGGGTCGTAGGCGCGCACGGTCATGCCGCGGTAGCGGTCGCCGGGCAGCTCGACGATGTTGTCGTCGACGCTGCCCAGGCCGCCCAGCGCCAGCCAGCAGGCGCTGCTGCCGGCGAAGTCCTGCCAGTCCTGGCTGCCGGTCAGGCGTTCCTTCAGGCGCCGGTGGCGCACGTCCCAGTTGCCGACCAGCCAGCGCCAGTCGTCGCTGTGCGGGCCCAGGCCGGCGGCGGCCGGCGCCGCGGATGTGGCCAGGCTCCAGGCGGGCAGTGCCAGCGCGGCGGCGCCGGCCAGGCCCAGGCCGACGAAGCGGCGGCGCGCGGGCGAACGGGGGCCGAGTGCGTCGTCGGCTGCGCTGGAGGGAGCGGACTGGGGCGAATCGGGGAGGAGGGGCATGCGCAGTCCGTGTGCCGATGGGCGAGGGTGGAGGCGGTCAGGATGGGCCGCGACGGGCGCGGTTGACGACCCGAATTCGCGGCGGCAGGCTAAGTCCTACTTATGGTCCAGCCGCATCGATTCCCCTCCCTGTCCGCGATCCGGGCCTTCGAATCGGCGGCCCGCCTGGGCAGCTTCGCCAAGGCCGCGCAGGAGCTGGACACCACGGCGGCCTCGGTCAGCTATCACGTACGCCGGCTCGAGGAGCAGATCGGCGTGGCCCTGTTCCGGCGCCATCCGCACCGGGTCGAACTGACCGAGTCGGGCGAACTGGTCGCGCGCGAGGCCATCGCCGCGTTCGCCGCCTTGCGCGCTAGCTTCATCCGCGCGGTCGATATCGACGAGTCGCGGCTGTCGCTGACCACCCTGCCGACGCTGGGCACCAGCTGGCTTACGCCCAAACTGGGGCGCTTCCGCGCGCGCCATGCGCAGATCGCGTTGGAACTGGACTTGTCGGTGGACGCGCAGGACCTGGGCGTCGGCCGCTACGACCTGGCGATCCGCAACGGCCACGGCCGCTGGCCCGGGTTGCAGGCGGTGGAGCTGTTCCCGGCCATCTTCATGCCCTTGTGCGCGCCCGCGTTGCGCGCGGCTGCGGCCGAACTCGGCGATCCGCGCCGGCCCTTGTCGGTGCCCTTGCTGGGGCGGCCGGATTGGTGGGCGCTGTGGTATCGCGCGCAGGGCCATGCCGAGGCGGCACCGCCCGGCGGCTTCGGCACGCATCTGTCGGCCGAGCACCTGGACGTGGCAGCGGCGGTCGCCGGCCACGGCATCGCGATCGGTTCGCCGATCCTGTTCCGCAACGAACTCGACGCCGGCCGCCTGGTGCCCGCGCACGATTTCGTCGCCGGCGACGGGCGCGCGTTCTGGCTCACTTATCCCAGCGCACGTCAGCACAGCCGCAAGATCGCGCATTTCCGGCAATGGCTGGGCGAGGAGGTCGCACGCGACCGCGACGCGGCGCAGGCCTATCTGCGGCGCGCGGTGATCGTCGAGCCCTGAGTTTCATCCGGTGCGCCGCCTAGCGGTCGTGCGGCATCGGCTCATGCAAAGAAAAGCCCGGCATTGGCCGGGCTTTTCGGGTGACGCATCGATGGCAGGTTCAGCGCGCCGGCGTGTAGCGCAAGGTCAGGAACCACTCGCGGCCGGGCTGGTTGTAGAACGAGATGGTTTCGTAATCGCGGTCGAACACGTTGGCCACGCGCGCCTGCAGCGACCACGACGGCGTGAACGCGTATTCGGCGCGCAGGTCCAGCGTGCCGTAGCCGGCGACGGTGCGGCTGTTGGCGACGTCGTCGTAGCGCGCGCCGGAGGCGACCGCGGTGAGGCCGAAGCGGAAGTCGCCGAAGGCGCGGTCGATGTCCACGCGCGCGCTGCGCTTGGCGCGGCGCGGCAGGTCGTTGCCGGCGAAGAAGCCGACGCGGTTCTCGCTGTCGAGGAAGCTGGCGCTGGCGGCCACGGTCCACTCGGCGACGGTGGTGTCGATGCCGATCTCGGCGCCGCGCACGCGTGCGCGCTCGATGTTGTTGGGCAGGAAGATCGACGCGTCGTAGGCGATCAGGTCGTCGACCTGGGTGCTGAACCCGTCGATGCGCGCATTGAAGCGCTCGCCGCGGTAGGCCAGGCCCAGTTCCCAGGTCTTGGATTCTTCCGGACGCAGCGCGGGGTTGCCGAAGAAGGGGTAGTACAGCTCGTTGAAGGTCGGCGCCTTGAACGCGGTGCCGTAGCCGGCGGTCACGCGCCAATGCTCGGCGAAGCCCAGGCCCCAGGCGATGCTGCCGGTGGTGTGGCCGCCGAACTGGTCGTTGTCGTCGCGGCGCAGGCTGGCCTCGAGCGACTGCGCCCCGAAGCGCCCCTGGTACTGGACGAAACCGGCGCGGTTGTCGCGCTCGTTCTTGTCGTAGGCGGTGTCGCTGTCGGCGTGGTCGCGCAGCCAGTCGAAGCCGACGCTCAACAGTTGGCCCTCGCCGATGCCGAAATCGGTCTGCGCGGTCAAGCTGTCGCGGTTGGTGACGAAATAGCCGTTGGCGACGTTGCCGAGGAAGTTGTCGGACTCGTCGCGGTTGCGGCCGGCGCTGACCTGCAGGCTCACCGTTTCGGAAGGGCGCCAGGTCGCCTTGGCACCGATCACCTGCTGCACGATCTCGGAATAGTTGACGAAGCTGCCGTCGTATTCGTTCGCGCCCTCGGCGCGCAGCGCGTGGCCTTCGAAGCTCAGCGTGTCGGTGGCGTCGAAACCGCCGCGCAGCGACAGCGAGCGGTTGCGGTAACCGTCGCGGTCGGGCTCTTCGGTGAAGCAGCCGGCGAACAGGGTGCTGGAACCGTTGCAGGCGTTGATGCCGTCGGTGCGCTGGTAGGCGGCGTCGGCGCCGAACCAGCCGCGGCCGATGCGGCCGCCGATGCCGGCGCTCGCCTCGCGGCCGCCATGGCTGCCGACGGTGACGCTGCCGCGCGGGGCGACCGCGTCGCGGTCGCGGCGGGTGAAGATCTGGATCACGCCGCCGATGGCGTCGGCGCCGTACAGGCTGGAACGCGGGCCGCGCACGATTTCGACGCGGTCGATCAGCGCCATCGGCAGGTCCTGGAACGAGGCCAGGCCGGAGGTCGCCGAGCCCATGCGGATGCCGTCGACCAGCACCAGCACGTGGTCGGTCTCGCTGCCGCGCAGCGACAGCGTGGTCAGCTTGCCCAGGCCGCCCTGGTTGCCGATCGAAATGCCGGCGCGGCCGCGCAGCAGGTCGGGCAGCGAGCGCGCCTGGCTGCGCGCGATGTCCTCGTGGGTGATCACTTCCACCGGCGACAGCGCGTCGTTGGCGCTGATCGCGGTGCGGGTGGCGGTGACCACGACGTCGTCCAGGTCGGTGGCGTCGTCATGGGGCTGGGCCTGGGCCAGGGCGGGCAGGGCGAGGGCGGCGGCGATGGCCAGGGACAGCTTGGGAACACGCATGAGCAAACTCCAGGGGCGCGGCGGTCTTGCCGCGCCGTCGATCCAGGGAGTTGCGAGGAGAGGGGCAGGGGCCGCGAGCGGGCGTGGGACACGCCGACGTCGCCGCCGCGACGCCCTCCGCATCGCAACCAGTCGCGCGTCGGGGCCGGTCTCCGGACTCGCGAGCCGGGGCCGTAGCCCCGCCCGCGGCGCCTTCCCGTGCTCAGCACAGTGGCGGTTGCCGCGGTCGTCTCGCTTACCGTTGCGGGGGCAGTGCCGGGCTGGCCCGATCGCGCTGTACCAGCGCTGGGACGTCACCGGCTTCCCGTTTCAACCCTGACGGCGGATGCCGGGGGTCACCTCGAAGCGCGCGCAGTCTACGGCATTGGGGGGCTGGGGCCAAAAAGCAGCCCTCATCCGGTCCTTCGGGCCACCCTCTGCCGCCACTGTCGGTGTCCTGAGCCCTGCTCCCTTGGGAGAAGGGTTGGGATGAGGGTTCGGCGCGAGCGAGTGCCTCCAACTCGATCTCGGACCCTCATCCGGCGCTACGCGCCACCTTCTCCCGAGCGAGAAGGGAAAAGCCAAGGCAACCGAGCCCGTGGGATGTGGTGAGCCAAGGGCGAACCGCATCAATGCTGCGCGCCGCAGCGCAATAGCGCCCGGTCCCAGCGCAAAAACGAGGCCGCCTTACTCCCGCTCTTCCGCCTCGTCGCGCCCCTCGCCCGCCGGCTCGTCGTCGAACCCGTCGTCGTAGGACGGCGGCATCGCCACCGTGTCCTCGGTCAGCACCGTGGTGCGCACCGGCGCGGCGGCCGGGCGGTTGCGCGGTGCCGGCAGCAGGGCGGTGGCGGCTTCGGCGGCGGCGATGAGTTCGTTGCGGCGCTGGTCCGGAATCTCCTGCCAATGGCAGTCCAGCAGCGCGCCCTCGATCGCATAGAGCAGGTTGAGGGTGGGCTTGAAGCCGGCGCGCTTGACGCGCATGAAAGCCTCGACCGTGCCGATCGCGGCGATGTCCTCGTGCGAGCGCAGGCCGACCTGGCGCAGCCAGGCCGCGCTCTTGGGGCCGATGTTGCGCAGCTTGGCCGCGCTCATCGCAGCGACTCCACGAAGGCCTGCGCGATCGCTTCCAGGCCGCGCTGGTCGTCGGCATCGAAGCGCTCCAGCTTGGGGCTGTCCAGGTCGAACACGCCGATCAGTTCGCCGTTCAAGGACAAAGGCACCACCAGCTCGGAGTTCGATGCCGAATCGCAGGCGATGTGCCCCGGGAAGCGGTGCACGTCGGCGATGCGCTGGGTCTGCCCGGTCGAGGCCGCGGCGCCGCACACGCCCTTGTCCAGCGGGATGCGGATGCAGGCCGGCAGGCCCTGGAAGGGGCCGACCACCAGCTCGCGGCCGTCGTAGAAGTAGAAGCCGACCCAGTTGAGGTCCGGCAGGGCGTGATAGACCAGCGCCGACAGATTGGCCGCGTTGGCGACACGGTCGCGCTCGCCCTCGATCAGGGCGCGCGCCTGGGCCAGGAGCAGGTCGTATTGTTCCGGCTTGCTGCCGGACAGAGGGTTGGCGGCGAACATACCGCGAGTGTAGCAGCGGCACGCCCGGGCATTACCATGGCCGGATACCGCCCCCCGAAGTCCGCCGCCGAGGATGCCGATGACCGAGCCTGGCCCGACCTTGCCCGCCTTCCGCGAACGCGGCCATCAGGTCACGCGGCTGGAAAGCTTCGTCGACGCCGCGTTCGCGTTCTCGCTGACGATGCTGGTGATCCTGTTCAACGAATTGCCCGACACCGTCGCCGAACTGCGCGAGGCCTTGCGGCGGGTGCCGACCTTCGTGTTCTGCTTCGTGCTGATCGCGCTGTTCTGGGGCGCGCACAACCGCTGGAGCCGCCGCTACGGTCTCGACGACGGCCGTTCGATCGTGCTCAGCCTGGCGCTGGTGCTGGTGGTGATGATCTACGTCTATCCGCTGCGCATGGTGGTATCCAGCGCGATGTCGATGTTCACCGGCGGCTGGGTCAAGAGCGAACTGGGCATCGACCCCGCGCATTGGAACGCCGACCTGCAGACCGCCTTCATGGTCTACGCCACCGGCTTCGGCCTGCTGTCGTGGATCGTGTGCGAACTCAACCGCCACGCGCTGCGCCACGCCGAGCGCTTGGGCTTGAGCGAGGGCGAGCGCTACGAAACCCGCACCGAGATCGGCCTGCACTGGATCCTGACCGGCAGCGCGGTGGTGAGCCTGCTGCTGAGCCTGCTGGCCTTGTCCTTCGGCGAAAG includes:
- a CDS encoding LysR substrate-binding domain-containing protein, which translates into the protein MVQPHRFPSLSAIRAFESAARLGSFAKAAQELDTTAASVSYHVRRLEEQIGVALFRRHPHRVELTESGELVAREAIAAFAALRASFIRAVDIDESRLSLTTLPTLGTSWLTPKLGRFRARHAQIALELDLSVDAQDLGVGRYDLAIRNGHGRWPGLQAVELFPAIFMPLCAPALRAAAAELGDPRRPLSVPLLGRPDWWALWYRAQGHAEAAPPGGFGTHLSAEHLDVAAAVAGHGIAIGSPILFRNELDAGRLVPAHDFVAGDGRAFWLTYPSARQHSRKIAHFRQWLGEEVARDRDAAQAYLRRAVIVEP
- the btuB gene encoding TonB-dependent vitamin B12 receptor, with translation MRVPKLSLAIAAALALPALAQAQPHDDATDLDDVVVTATRTAISANDALSPVEVITHEDIARSQARSLPDLLRGRAGISIGNQGGLGKLTTLSLRGSETDHVLVLVDGIRMGSATSGLASFQDLPMALIDRVEIVRGPRSSLYGADAIGGVIQIFTRRDRDAVAPRGSVTVGSHGGREASAGIGGRIGRGWFGADAAYQRTDGINACNGSSTLFAGCFTEEPDRDGYRNRSLSLRGGFDATDTLSFEGHALRAEGANEYDGSFVNYSEIVQQVIGAKATWRPSETVSLQVSAGRNRDESDNFLGNVANGYFVTNRDSLTAQTDFGIGEGQLLSVGFDWLRDHADSDTAYDKNERDNRAGFVQYQGRFGAQSLEASLRRDDNDQFGGHTTGSIAWGLGFAEHWRVTAGYGTAFKAPTFNELYYPFFGNPALRPEESKTWELGLAYRGERFNARIDGFSTQVDDLIAYDASIFLPNNIERARVRGAEIGIDTTVAEWTVAASASFLDSENRVGFFAGNDLPRRAKRSARVDIDRAFGDFRFGLTAVASGARYDDVANSRTVAGYGTLDLRAEYAFTPSWSLQARVANVFDRDYETISFYNQPGREWFLTLRYTPAR
- a CDS encoding TfoX/Sxy family protein, yielding MSAAKLRNIGPKSAAWLRQVGLRSHEDIAAIGTVEAFMRVKRAGFKPTLNLLYAIEGALLDCHWQEIPDQRRNELIAAAEAATALLPAPRNRPAAAPVRTTVLTEDTVAMPPSYDDGFDDEPAGEGRDEAEERE
- a CDS encoding GAF domain-containing protein, producing MFAANPLSGSKPEQYDLLLAQARALIEGERDRVANAANLSALVYHALPDLNWVGFYFYDGRELVVGPFQGLPACIRIPLDKGVCGAAASTGQTQRIADVHRFPGHIACDSASNSELVVPLSLNGELIGVFDLDSPKLERFDADDQRGLEAIAQAFVESLR
- a CDS encoding DUF1211 domain-containing protein, giving the protein MTEPGPTLPAFRERGHQVTRLESFVDAAFAFSLTMLVILFNELPDTVAELREALRRVPTFVFCFVLIALFWGAHNRWSRRYGLDDGRSIVLSLALVLVVMIYVYPLRMVVSSAMSMFTGGWVKSELGIDPAHWNADLQTAFMVYATGFGLLSWIVCELNRHALRHAERLGLSEGERYETRTEIGLHWILTGSAVVSLLLSLLALSFGESPPRLVAALPVWVYMALGAAMPAYAIRRGRAWSARQTGGAAA